CCGTCACGAGGGCCGGCTGTTGGGCGTAGGCAGCAACACCGGATAACGACCAAAGGAGCCCTAGGCAGAGGAGCTTGGCAAAATACTTAGCGCGCATTTGAAAGAAGTAGAGTTGTGAACAGCGAAAATCCGAGCACTAGCAAGTTAGAGTTTCTTACCTGACCTGTTACACCTAGCTAGCCTGAATTTCTCCGTTTCTCGCCAGTGCTGACCCTAGATCCTCGACGGTGCTACGCCATACATTTTCTTGAAGGCAAAGGAGAAGTGCGACAGATCCTCAAAGCCCACTTCTAGGTACGCCTCAGAGGGCGCTTTGCCTTTCTCCTTGATTAGATAATGCGCCTCTTGCAACCTGCGCTGCTGAAGCCAGCGACTCGGCGACAGATTAAAAATTTTCTCAAAATCACGCTTAAACGTAGCTAGGCTCCGCCCAGTGAGATAGGCAAACCGCCGCAGTTGCACGTTGAAATGAAAGTTTCGGTTCATGAAAGCTTCCAGGTCGAGCTTGCCGGGTTCTGCAAAATCAAATAGCACATCCTTAAGCTCCGGATTATACTTGAGCAACAGCATAATAGCCTCGCGCACTTTTAGCGACAGCAAGGCCTCGTTGCCGGGTTCGGCTAACTGCTCGTACGGCTGAAGCGAGTCGAGGTAGCTTTTATAAAATTGGTTGGGCTGTAGCGCTACAATGGCGTTGTCGGCGGAATGCTTAGCGGCCTGATAGCCATATTCAATACTGAAGCTGCGCAGCATGTCCTGGTCGAGCGTGACGGATAACGACTTGAACTGGCCATTCGCAGGTATCTCCTTCCTGAACTTCACCAATCGGTAGCGCTTGCTGAGCCACAACGACCCTTCGCTGAAGGTATTGACCTTATTGCCATCGTTGGTGATGAGAGAGCCCGCAAGCTGATAGCTGAGAATGTGCTCGGGCACAAACTGCTCCCCTGTCCGGCTCGTGGTGAAGTAGCAGGAATACAGGATTTTCGGCCGATGATGGATTTCGTGTTGCCGAGGCATCGTAAGGTCACGTTAAGCAGCAATTAGGAGCCACATCACAAAGTACTCAGGGCCATTTTCTGTTTAGCTTCTTGGCACTAAAAAGTAGAAGCTAAGAATCAGCTTAGCCGCTAGCCAGTCTGCGTCGCAGCGAATGCTAGCTAGCGGCCACTCCTATTTTTGTTGCATATAGAATTTTCCTACCTCCGTTTCCAGGAAATTCTCCGCATCATCAGCATCAGTACTCACGCTCACGGGTAACCACTGCTCTAGCTCCGCTTTGCGGTCGGCATCCGCTTGTTGGATCAGGCCCACTGCTTCGCTGCCTAGCACCAAGTGCACGGGCGGAGTGGGGTGCTCAACTAAATCAATCAGCACATTAGCGGCTTTGCTGGGGTCGCCCATTGGCACAAACTTGCCGCTGACAAAGAAGTCGGCGCGCTGGTTGACGGCTTCGTAATCGGCTAGCGTCGGGGCGTAGCTCATGGAAGGACCGGCCCAATCGGTGCGGAAGCCGCCCGGCTCCACAGACGTTACGTGAATACCAAGGGGCGCTACTTCCTTAGCTAGGGCTTCCGTGAAGCCA
This Hymenobacter sp. GOD-10R DNA region includes the following protein-coding sequences:
- a CDS encoding AraC family transcriptional regulator, whose amino-acid sequence is MPRQHEIHHRPKILYSCYFTTSRTGEQFVPEHILSYQLAGSLITNDGNKVNTFSEGSLWLSKRYRLVKFRKEIPANGQFKSLSVTLDQDMLRSFSIEYGYQAAKHSADNAIVALQPNQFYKSYLDSLQPYEQLAEPGNEALLSLKVREAIMLLLKYNPELKDVLFDFAEPGKLDLEAFMNRNFHFNVQLRRFAYLTGRSLATFKRDFEKIFNLSPSRWLQQRRLQEAHYLIKEKGKAPSEAYLEVGFEDLSHFSFAFKKMYGVAPSRI